In the Hyla sarda isolate aHylSar1 chromosome 9, aHylSar1.hap1, whole genome shotgun sequence genome, aagctcagtgtagagaagcacttcctgagtttggtctcctgccaggccagtatTAATTGCTGCAGGGAccagaacagcgccacctagttgactatttttctattacattttacacatatttatgttgataattttaaaagcaagcaaatgggaaagtgtctgctaattacacaagaactctatattaaaagttttatttggtgacaggtactctaacaCAACAAATCTAGATCAGTATACAGCTATTGCATCAAacctgcactatgtgaacaaggcctttatGAAGTTCTACCTTTGGTCATCTGTTCTTTGTATTTCCAGGACTACGAGCGCAGTCTCTCTCTTCTTAGCCTTGATGATGTTGAACGATTGGCTACGAGAATTCTCcacccacagctgccagaaaccaTAGATCTCGGATTCCTGGACTGAAATAATAGTAATACCTCCACCCCACGTGTTGTCCTGTCTCTCCTGTACAGCGCTACTGAATGGGATCATAAGTGTAATAAAGATACCAAATGACCAGGAGCTGAGTTcaggaaaattattttttttattttgtgttttttttttttttttcatcttgaaAGACAAAAAGTAGCAACACATGGCCGACTTCAGTAGGTCTTTGGTTTGCTGGTCAGCAGAACATTGTACATGTTATATGTAAGGCACTTGCCATCAATAGGTGGATAGAAAAATATCAatacaaaatgttttataaaatagAGAACATTCAATGTTTTCCAAAACTTTTGGCATCAACTTCTGAATGTACAATGGCTAAATATATTTCATTAAAATGATATTTACACGTAAACATACTctttatcactatatacagtgcgcCTCACAGATTAAATTCGCCTCAAATCTGATTGACCCGCCTCAAATTTCTGCCTGACAACTAGTTACCTATAGCAAAGTTACCAGGCTTGGATTTTGTaggttataaaataaaaaagataaaataggTTTTGGAAAACTGCCTGATAATACTTAATAAATTAAAGAGATTGTCCAGAACTGGGAAGAAGGAGAAACCTTTTGGGCTAGGGTTCCAcacaggtgtgttttttttttaatttttttttttggtgttttttggaaAATTACCACTGAGCAAAAGCCTgaaatgtatttaaaaggaatagcAAATATAAAGggtttatacttctccttcctactggatccacttctgagttTGGTTTAAAAACTGCAatggcaattttccaaaaaagtcagagaaaaacctgtgtgaaaacctaaGTTCACGGCTTTTGGTATGGAAATGATTCATAAGAtgacccctttaagacaattgTCCTCCAGCTAGCTGGTTGGAGGGATTAAGCAGTAAAATGCTGTATTCACAGAGCATCTTACACACAAACTTTTGTGTCCATATTTCCTAGGCACGTCCCAGCCTGACCACTGGTCTGATGACTTGAACTGCCAGGTGTCTGTTCGGGTCATCAGAAATGCAGTCAGGCCAGGATTTAGGTTAGTTTCCCACATTTTCTACGTTCGTGCTCCTGTTTGTCATATCCCGCCATAAACAGGATGTCCACTTATTATTGTGTTAACGAACCCCGTTAATTTCTATAGCTGTATGGTTACCTAGTGACATGAACATAATGTTAACCTACCCTTACATGCATGATTTTTCATCCTTATTATGAACTTTACACGCTTGTGTGAAACTGGCCTAATACAGGAATATGGAGAGAGTTTATTACTACTTTAGACCAGAGGTTCccaaccagtcctcaaggccactaaGTGTCCAGGATTTAAAATTTTCCTTGTTGTATTGCAATGGAGTaactggggggaaaaaacggaatgttggtgggccttgaggaccacTGCTTTAGATAGTTTAACAGGAGCAGGTGACATTCTCATAGTTTATTAATGTATACTAGGGACTTGGCTACTGCACATACAAAAGCATGGACTGGTTGGTCCATAACgaggaatataatactgcaaagcATCTCAAACTCCAAGCTTGTTTAtaatttaaaagggttatcccctATACAGAGATTAGGGGACCACTACCTCAGCggtgactgctgggccccccacaagTCCTGAAAACAGAGGTGCATTGGCCGACAAATAGTGACTTCACCATGTGTGGCCAAATCTCCATTGATTCTCTAAGGAGCTTCTAAACCCTGCAGAGTTCAGAACAAGCTTCTGTTCTGGGGATTGGTCGAACCCctcactgatcagctagttatcccctatcctgtgcataggaaaTAACATTTGATCTTGGGATAACACATTTAGTTATAATGCTGTGTGCTCTATAAGGATAACAAAGTTTGATGCTTAAAGGGTACtttggtgaaaacttttttttttattaactggtgccagaaagttaaacagatttgtaaattacttctatttaaaaatactaatccttccagtacttatcagctgctgtagactacagaggaagttcttttcgttttaaatttattttctgtctgaccacagtgctctctgctgacacctctgtctgtctcaagaactgtccagagtaggagcaaatccccatagaaaacctatcctgctctggacagttgcggAGATAGGTGtcaacagagcactgtggtcagacaaaaaagaaatttaaaaagaaaagaacttcctgtggggaatacagcagctgataagtactggaaggattaagatttttgatagaagtaatttacaaatctgtttaactttctggcaccagtggatttttttaaaaaattataattttcaccagagtacccctttaaggctggagcTACACGGCTGTTTCTGGTCATGGAACAAAGTCACTATGTTGCGGTGCTGTAGTCACCTGGCACTGCAACTCATGCAAATGAATGTGGACACATTGCAACCCACAAGTGGCTTCAACTGCACAGTCGAGGCCACTTGGGAGTAGCAGCGTGACCAATTTAACTTGCATGTGACCATGGCAGCGCAACACAGTGTTATATGGTTGCACAAACAGAAATTGCCATGTAGCTCTAGCCTAATAGATATGGGCAAAACTTGTACCAACTTATaccagagagagagaaagatctGCCTTTCACTGCCCCATATTTGTACTGTTGATAAGATCAACCCCCCCTCAAGGAAACAGTTCAGTGAATAATTGGGTTCACACTTGGTGGCTTCATTGGTTGTCTCTCAGGTTTCATCAATACCTAACAAAATAGCACAACATGTTGCCCTAATTTATATGATAAACTGACTGACACCATGCAGTCAATAGGGTTTGTCGGGCACCTTTCATGTGTGACAAATCCCTCTGTGGTGTCTTCATTGTTCTGCACCAATGACCGAGCAGAACAGaaaatacaatacaggtgttAGCCTTAGCCTGTCTATTTCTATTGTCTTCTGCCTACTGTCTATAAGGCATATGagctaaatatatatttaaaaaaaacacaaaatgtaaACCTTGAGTCTTGTATAAAACTCTGTGCCTTGGGGGTCActttacaaaactgcctttggaaaTGAGGATTTGACAGCTGCCAGCTTTTGGCAACACCCTAATGTGGCACATGACATCAGGGGTAGCAGTATTATAAGTTTCTAAATAAATATTTATCCAGCCTAACCTATATAAAGAAATGCAATACAATGTTCAAGTACAAGGCATGCAGTCAATGTCTACTATTTGTTATGCGTAGAGTGCAAAGACTTCATACTGCTGCGCTTTCTCCTGCTTCGGTACTTTCGCCAGGCCCTCTGAATAACTATAgcagcttgttttttgtgccgaaAGAGTTCCTTCATCGCCTTCGCCCTCTCCACTAACTGCAGCATTTCTTCCAAAGGAATAAGTTTAGTGTCCAGCTGCTGCCAGTCCACAACACTTTGGCCGAGCTTTGCAGATTCTCTGGGAATGGGGATTGTCCGTGACCTCCTGAAGCTGATATCACTGGATGGAGAGCAGGTTGCtgtttttccttccatgtcttcaTGTTTAATCCTGCTTGAGTGGGAACCAGAAGAGCTCCGATGTACCTTTCCTGAAGATTTCTTGTCCTCACTCTTGGACAGTTTCCCAGTGCCTGGTCTCTGTCCAGATCTGGCCGAAAAGCTTCTTTGGTGATGCTTTTGTTTCTCAGACAGTTCTCCATGTTGGGCATTATTATCTGTATTTTCTATCGGGACTATTGAATTtgtagattcttttttttttcttgtggattttGATTCTGTAATATTATAAGCTCCTAACTTTTGGGTCACCACATCCAGGTCCACTCTTTTATGCCTGTGTGTTCTGGTGCTTTTCTTCAGTATGGCTTCTTCTTTATGGATATTGTCAGAATGGACTTTTTCCTGTTTGTTTCCATCACCTTTACTGCTATTCTCTAGCCTTCCAGAAGATCCAGAACCTTCTCTGCTCTCCTTGTGTGATTTCCTATTACTTTCTTTGTGGTCGTGATGCACTTTCTCAGGCGTGGTGATATTGCTGCCATCTCTTCTATGTCTACATTTCTTACTATCATCCTGTGCCCTATTTGGGTCATCTTCATGATATTTCTCCTCAGATTGTGGACTTGGAGATGAAGTGCTTTGGTGTTGACCTGCTTTTCTAGGACTAGTTCTGCTTTGAACCACAATAATATCTTGGAGCCTTGGGGACTTGCTACCTTCTTGGTAAAGCTTAGTCTTATTGCAAAGCTCTTTCTGTCTTACTTCTTTGCTTTCCTTACATTGTTCCTTATTACCAACATGGCTTTCCTGCTTGTCCCTTAAGACTTCTGGTGATTTTGCCAGCTTTTCTTCTTTCTGACTATCTTTCGCCTGTTGACCACTTCTTACTTTCCTCTTATTTTCACCCTCTCGCTTTTTGGCTGCTGCATCTTTCCTCAACTGCTCATGTTTCATTAACAGGTTTTTCCTGTCCCTAAAAGCTCTCCGCACTTTATGCCCCTTGTAGACTGCCTGAATTTTGGAAGCAGCAATATCTTGTATAGCAGCAATAGAGAGGGCTCCGTGTTCTAGCATAAATTGTATTACCTCCTGATGCCCACCAAGCAATGCATAATCTAGTGGAGTGTATCTTTCTTCGGTGCTCTCCATTTGGTTGGGGAAAGCATTATAGTGTAGAAGTAGTTTAACTGCATCTAAGTAGCCGTTGTTGCAGGACCAGTGCAGAGCCGTGCGGCCGTTTTTATCTTGGATGTTGGGATCTGCCTTATTTTCCATTAATACTTCCATGCAGCCAATATAGCCTCCATAGGCTGCACAGTGCAGAGGAGTCCTTCCTTCATAATCCTGGGCATTAGGGTTAATATTATTTTCCATAAGTATCTGGCATACGTTGGCATTGCCTCCTAAGGCTGCCCAATGCAGCGGAGAGCGTCCATCCTTGTCCACAAGATGAACCTTTGCACCGCCTTTCAGTAAAGTAGAGATTACTTCTCTGTGCCCCATTTCGCAAGCTCTGAAAAGTGGTGTATGTTTCATAACATCTGCTGCATCGACGTGGGCACCGTTATCTAAGAGAATGCGCACGGTACTAATCTGCCCAGATAAGGAGGCGGCATGGAGGGCGGTTCCGCCATATTTATCCGTTCTATTTTTGTCAAGTTCAGGGTCGAGCTCCAACATAACTTTTAGTGCCTTGTCACTTCCTTTCCCAGCCGCCCACATAAACGCAGTGCGGCCCTCTAGATCCGCTTCATCCCTCACAGAAAGGTGAGTGAGCAAAACCCGTACAGTATCGGGGCAATTCCCTTGGGCTGCATAATGCAGAGGTGTCGCCCCCTGACTGTCGGAGGGTATATTAGGAGAACGGTTTCTTTCCAGAAGCAGACTGGCAATGGGCGTGTGACCCAACAGTGCCGCCCAATGTAGAGGGGTACGGAAGAGATTGTCATATGGTGCCACGTTACATCCCCGATAGGACGTAAGGAGCCGAACCACTTCTTGATTACCATCCCCAACCGCGAGATGGAGAGGCGTGCGCCCTTCGTAATCTTGCCAGTTCAGTAAAGACTCTGTCGGGGCTGCTTCCAACAAACAACGCACGGTTAGGGCGGCTTCGGGGTCTTTATGTCCGGCCGCCCAGTGCAGCGGTATCTTCCCTTCTTGGTCAGGGATGCCAATGTTGGACCCATGCCTCACCAACAGCCTGACGTGGCGCGGGCGGTTGTAATAGGCGCTCCAGTGCAGTGCCGTCTGCTTTCTTTGATCCTGGGCGTCTACTTGACCGGGTGGAGTGTGTTTCAGAAGGAGGGCCAGGCAGCGAGTATCCTGGTGACGGGTGGAGAGATGTAAGGCGGTGATGTCACGCAGATCGCGGTTTGTACAGTCCGCCCTACGAGACAGGAGGAGTTTCAGTAGGCGATGGTTCCCAGTTTGCGCCGCCAAGTGTACCGCCGTCCTCCCACTCCTATCAGAACGGTTCACCTGGGCCCCGGCACGGATAAGAGCCTCCACGCACGTCCTGCAATCCCCCAGCACGCTGTACATGAGGGGTGTCCGACCAAGCTGGTCCTCCTGGTCTATAAGGTCTGGGCTGGAGCCAATAAGGCGCAGCAGAGTGGCCTTGTCCCCTGTTATGGCCGCTGCATGGACAGGGGAGGCCAGGGAAGAGCCCTGGGGAAGGCCACTCATTCTTCTCACTGCTGAATTCCCCAGCACAGCGCCACAGGCAGCCTTATGGTCTCTATGGCAACAGCAGCCGCTCTCTCCACAGTCTCTACGGCGCGGCAAAAGCAAGCCGGTATTCTCATCTCTATGGCAACCAGCCGTTCTAGCCACCGTCTACTGTCATCTATGGTGGAGTTCCGCGCATGCGTTATGAGCGGGTCGGTGACGTAGGATACGCGCGACGCCATATGGGCTCGTGGAGTGCGATCCCGGAAGTGTCATTCGGCTTGCTGCAGTCATGGCGGCCGGGTCTTTGCCAGCTTCCATGGCCCCGTACTTTCCGGGATACCACCCGTTCGACCCGGAGTCCCTGGGTTTAGGGGCGGGGTTCCGCCTGACTTCGTTCTCGGATATGAAGGGATGAGGCTGTAAGGTCCCGCGGGAGACTCTGCTCAGGCTCCTGTCGGGACTGGAGGACGGGGAACCCGGCGAAGGGGGCGGCCGGGACCCGGAGAGCTCCTGTGCGGTGCAGGACGGGGGACACCCCAGGCTGGGTAAGCGATATCTGCTGTAAGACTAAAGGCACATGGTGCGGTTGTTAGTTGCAGCAGAACTAGTCCTGTCCAagtcagtgcaagtctatgggaaatccaGATCACGTGATCTCATGTCCTCCCCCAACCTGTGTCAATGGCAGCGTCTCCCAACcaggttgtatttttgcaacagctggaggcaccctggttgggaaacgctggtctatggagctgtagcaaaactacaactcccagcatgtcctgagcgCCTTGAGTTGGGGAGATCCTGGTTGCAGtcttttttccaaccagggtgtctccagctgttgcaaccaatggctgtctgggaatgctgggagttgtatttttgcaacagctggaggcaccctggttggaaaaaaagaCTGCAACCAGGATCTCCCCAACTCAAGGcgctcaggacatgctgggagttgtagttttgctacagctccatagaccagcgtttcccaaccagggtgcctccagctgttgcaaccaatggctgtctgggaatgctgggagttgtagttttgcaacagctggaggcactttagcTGGAAAAGACTGCACTAGAGGGAATAGTGTGCATTAGTGAATGCATCAAAGGtggctcggcatgctgggagttgtagttttgaaacccctGGAGTCACTTTTTAGCTGGAAAAGACTgagttaggctggattcacactacgtttttcaactaaggttcccgcatacgttttctatcaaaaaccgtatgggggaaaaaacggatggaacagtatgggaaaaagtaaaccgtatgggtttttaaacagtatactgtttttaaaagtgcatactgttccgtccgtttttgtagaaaaaaaaacccatacgtttttgaaaattttgtccatttttaatgggaggggtcttgggtggggactttaggattcaaatgcgcatgtgcaaagtaaaaacgtatacgttcttcccgtatggaaccgtatacatgtgcgtttcccattgacgtccatgttaaaaaaacgtatgcagttgcagtacggtttttaaaccggagtcaaaaccgtggttgaccacgattttgtctccggtttaaaaaccgtactgcaaccgcatacgtttttttaacatggacgtcaatgggaaacgcacatgtatacggttccatacgggaaaaacgtatacgtttttactttgcgcatttgaatcctaaagtccccacccaagacccctcccattaaaaatggacaaaattttcaaaaacgtatgggtttttttctacaaaaacggacggaacagtatgcacttttaaaaacagtatactgtttaaaaacccatacggtttactttttcccatactgttccatccgtttttttccccatacggtttttgatagaaaacgtatgcgggaaccttagttgaaaaacgtagtgtgaacccagcctcagaggGATTAGAGGGCATTTTTGGATGCAGCAAAGGCTgtcaggatatgctgggagttgtggttttgagaGCCTCAGGATTTGGATCATGTTGATAATGGCTGTGACTTTTGACAtatcctagagcagtggtctccaacctgcggacctccagatgttgcaaaactacaactcccagcatgcccggacagccgttggctgtccgggcatgctgggaattgtagttttgcaacatctggaggtctgcaggttggagaccattgtcCTAGAGGCATATTGAGCGTTCAGACTTTGGACATATTGAGTGTTCAGACTTTGGACAGTGATGGTATTGAGcgaggagagaagtgggcagccgCGTTTTCCTTGTCCTCATTGTGTATTGTCCGTGAGACCTTTACACGGGTCCCCTAGACTAATTGTTAATCCATCTAGGTCACATGACATAGGGCCAATCTAAGCGCAgactttatttatatttattaaattaatgtatatacctgtcaccaaattaaaacttttaatatattgttccttgtgtaattagcagacactttcccattcgctTGATCTTAAAATTATCAacctaaatatgtttaaaatgtaatagaaaaaaaaaacgtccactaggtggcgctgttctgtTCCGTGCCACAATTTAATAcaatgagtttggtctcctcccggcctggcaggagaccaaactcaggaagcgtGTCTctccactgagcttgattgacagctgcacagaaaatgaaagctccacagattctcacagataGCTACACAGACAGCTACAGTAGTGCCTCACTgattgaaacatgcacagagcctgaggtcttcttctattcatcacagcactgcaaccatgtgaggggggaagtggtcccccagcaggcttcagtgatgttatgcctgctgggaaacgcccactttctcctgctggaaaaTTGCaccatgtgagcaagaataaaggtatgaaaaaacaatttcagagctttaaaaagctgtgtataagGGCAAGGAGGGGGTGttggggaacatagcctgaggtagttgagaacagtttatttggtgacaggtactttttaaagtgATCACaaatccacaggatagagaagtTGCTGATCATtagaggtctgactgctgggaccaccaTTGATCACAAGGATAGAGGTCCCTTGTCCCCTGAAGGATAGGTGCAGCAGAGTGCACGTGCTGGACCACCGCTTCATTTACGGTTTATGGGACCTCTGAGCACTGCTGAGTGCTGGATGGAGTCCCATGATGACTGACCATATGCACTGCTGCTCTAGTCACTCAGGACACATATGTGATGCGgttcccagcggtcagactcccAAAAATCTAATtatcctgtccagagcaggaaaaaaatccccatagcaaacatatgctgctctggacagttcctaaaagggtcagcagaggtcagcagagagcactgtggtcaggacatcagaggaaatgcatttcttttttggatttctctttagtatacagcccctaaaaagtactggaaggattaagattttttaatagaagtgatttacaaatctgtttaactttctggcaccagttcatttaaaaaaaaaaaaaaaagttttccacaggagtacccctttaagtctttaccagtgttttccaaccaggggacctccagctgtatcaaaactacaactcccagcatgcccggacagccaaaggctgtccgggcatgctgggagttgtagttttgcaggaggcacccaggttaaaggggtactccagtggaaaacatttttttttttttttttatgaactggtgacagacttgtaaattacttctattaaaaaatctttacccttccagtactttttagtagttgtatgctacagaggaaataatcttCTCTTTTAATTtcttctgtcttgtccacagtgctctctgctgacacctggtgcccgtatcaggaactgtccagagcaggagaaaatccccatagcaaacctatgctgctctggacagttccggacacgacagagatgtcagcagagagcactgtggtcggactggaaagaactacacaacttcctctgtagcctacagcggctaataagtactggaaggacttagattttttatatagaagaaatttacaaatctgtttaactttctggcaccagttgatttggaaaatcaacttcagagttcccctttaaccataGAGAAGTCTGTAAGGCAGATTTTAGGTTTAGACCTATTAAATGGCAGATTGCATACAATCGAATCTGTCACATCCCTGGGATCGTGGTGCAGGAGAGCCCTTTAAAGGGAATGGTACTAAGATGTAATACCACGCAAAACTTGTGTTGTGgtgcatttttttgttgtttttttggaagaaagcggCCATGTTTTTCGGATCCCACACAACTTTTTTGGGTGTTCTAAAGTCCCTTTTTTTGTGCTTTCCTTGCAGGGATCGGT is a window encoding:
- the INVS gene encoding inversin; translation: MSGLPQGSSLASPVHAAAITGDKATLLRLIGSSPDLIDQEDQLGRTPLMYSVLGDCRTCVEALIRAGAQVNRSDRSGRTAVHLAAQTGNHRLLKLLLSRRADCTNRDLRDITALHLSTRHQDTRCLALLLKHTPPGQVDAQDQRKQTALHWSAYYNRPRHVRLLVRHGSNIGIPDQEGKIPLHWAAGHKDPEAALTVRCLLEAAPTESLLNWQDYEGRTPLHLAVGDGNQEVVRLLTSYRGCNVAPYDNLFRTPLHWAALLGHTPIASLLLERNRSPNIPSDSQGATPLHYAAQGNCPDTVRVLLTHLSVRDEADLEGRTAFMWAAGKGSDKALKVMLELDPELDKNRTDKYGGTALHAASLSGQISTVRILLDNGAHVDAADVMKHTPLFRACEMGHREVISTLLKGGAKVHLVDKDGRSPLHWAALGGNANVCQILMENNINPNAQDYEGRTPLHCAAYGGYIGCMEVLMENKADPNIQDKNGRTALHWSCNNGYLDAVKLLLHYNAFPNQMESTEERYTPLDYALLGGHQEVIQFMLEHGALSIAAIQDIAASKIQAVYKGHKVRRAFRDRKNLLMKHEQLRKDAAAKKREGENKRKVRSGQQAKDSQKEEKLAKSPEVLRDKQESHVGNKEQCKESKEVRQKELCNKTKLYQEGSKSPRLQDIIVVQSRTSPRKAGQHQSTSSPSPQSEEKYHEDDPNRAQDDSKKCRHRRDGSNITTPEKVHHDHKESNRKSHKESREGSGSSGRLENSSKGDGNKQEKVHSDNIHKEEAILKKSTRTHRHKRVDLDVVTQKLGAYNITESKSTRKKKESTNSIVPIENTDNNAQHGELSEKQKHHQRSFSARSGQRPGTGKLSKSEDKKSSGKVHRSSSGSHSSRIKHEDMEGKTATCSPSSDISFRRSRTIPIPRESAKLGQSVVDWQQLDTKLIPLEEMLQLVERAKAMKELFRHKKQAAIVIQRAWRKYRSRRKRSSMKSLHSTHNK